A single region of the Nicotiana sylvestris chromosome 6, ASM39365v2, whole genome shotgun sequence genome encodes:
- the LOC104240493 gene encoding uncharacterized protein isoform X1 encodes MEVKAEATAMEPNNDVLLSEHRLKQEIIEKEEIQVKCNDTITEQENYKIELMRAVIEKQDPSSKEVDEYALRRFLRARDLDVEKASTMFLKYLKWRQSFVPKGSISVCEIPNEIAQNKMFMQGVDKQGRPIAVVFGGRHIQNKIGGVEEFKRFIVFALDKLCARTSPGREKFVIIGDLQGFGYSNSDVRAYLAALYIVQDCYPERLGKVLLVNVPYFFCTLWKMLYPFIDNNTKKKIMFVESKLLRATLLQDIDESQLPEAYGGKMPLVPIQDA; translated from the exons ATGGAGGTGAAGGCAGAAGCAACAGCAATGGAGCCAAACAATGATGTACTTCTTTCTGAACACAGACTGAAGCAGGAAATAATAGAAAAAGAAGAGATTCAAGTGAAATGCAACGATACAATTACTGAacaagagaattacaaaattgAACTAATGAGAGCTGTTATTGAAAAGCAAGATCCTTCTTCCAAG GAAGTAGATGAATATGCATTAAGAAGGTTTCTTCGAGCTCGAGATCTTGACGTAGAAaaagcatcaacaatgttcttgAAATACCTTAAATGGAGGCAAAGCTTTGTACCAAAAGGATCCATTTCAGTGTGTGAGATACCAAACGAGATTGCACAGAACAAGATGTTCATGCAAGGTGTGGACAAACAAGGACGTCCTATTGCTGTAGTTTTTGGTGGCAGGCATATACAAAACAAAATAGGAGGTGTTGAAGAGTTCAAAC GTTTTATAGTCTTCGCTCTAGACAAACTGTGTGCAAG GACCTCGCCAGGAAGAGAGAAGTTCGTGATAATCGGAGATCTCCAAGGTTTTGGCTATTCAAACAGTGATGTTCGTGCCTATCTTGCGGCTCTATATATCGTACAG GATTGCTACCCCGAAAGACTCGGAAAAGTACTTCTTGTTAATGTCCCCTACTTCTTTTGCACATTATGGAAGATGTTGTATCCTTTCATAGACAATAACACCAAGAAAAAG ATCATGTTTGTGGAAAGCAAACTACTTAGAGCAACCTTACTTCAAGATATCGATGAAAGCCAGCTTCCGGAGGCTTATGGAGGCAAAATGCCATTAGTTCCTATACAGGACGCCTAA
- the LOC104240495 gene encoding uncharacterized protein, translating into MSALFNFHSFLTVVLLGICTCTYVKIHFPALLEQRTGFRGFFWKAARIGERLSPWVAVGCLTMGVSIIFF; encoded by the exons ATG TCGGCTCTCTTCAATTTCCACTCCTTTCTGACGGTAGTGCTGTTAGGGATTTGTACATGCACTTATGTGAAGATACATTTTCCTGCACTTCTTGAACAGAGAACCGG GTTTCGAGGTTTCTTTTGGAAGGCTGCTAGAATAG GTGAACGGTTGAGTCCATGGGTGGCTGTGGGCTGTTTGACGATGGGTGTTTCAATAATCTTCTTCTGA
- the LOC104240493 gene encoding CRAL-TRIO domain-containing protein YKL091C-like isoform X2 produces MEVKAEATAMEPNNDVLLSEHRLKQEIIEKEEIQVKCNDTITEQENYKIELMRAVIEKQDPSSKEVDEYALRRFLRARDLDVEKASTMFLKYLKWRQSFVPKGSISVCEIPNEIAQNKMFMQGVDKQGRPIAVVFGGRHIQNKIGGVEEFKRFIVFALDKLCARTSPGREKFVIIGDLQGFGYSNSDDCYPERLGKVLLVNVPYFFCTLWKMLYPFIDNNTKKKIMFVESKLLRATLLQDIDESQLPEAYGGKMPLVPIQDA; encoded by the exons ATGGAGGTGAAGGCAGAAGCAACAGCAATGGAGCCAAACAATGATGTACTTCTTTCTGAACACAGACTGAAGCAGGAAATAATAGAAAAAGAAGAGATTCAAGTGAAATGCAACGATACAATTACTGAacaagagaattacaaaattgAACTAATGAGAGCTGTTATTGAAAAGCAAGATCCTTCTTCCAAG GAAGTAGATGAATATGCATTAAGAAGGTTTCTTCGAGCTCGAGATCTTGACGTAGAAaaagcatcaacaatgttcttgAAATACCTTAAATGGAGGCAAAGCTTTGTACCAAAAGGATCCATTTCAGTGTGTGAGATACCAAACGAGATTGCACAGAACAAGATGTTCATGCAAGGTGTGGACAAACAAGGACGTCCTATTGCTGTAGTTTTTGGTGGCAGGCATATACAAAACAAAATAGGAGGTGTTGAAGAGTTCAAAC GTTTTATAGTCTTCGCTCTAGACAAACTGTGTGCAAG GACCTCGCCAGGAAGAGAGAAGTTCGTGATAATCGGAGATCTCCAAGGTTTTGGCTATTCAAACAGTGAT GATTGCTACCCCGAAAGACTCGGAAAAGTACTTCTTGTTAATGTCCCCTACTTCTTTTGCACATTATGGAAGATGTTGTATCCTTTCATAGACAATAACACCAAGAAAAAG ATCATGTTTGTGGAAAGCAAACTACTTAGAGCAACCTTACTTCAAGATATCGATGAAAGCCAGCTTCCGGAGGCTTATGGAGGCAAAATGCCATTAGTTCCTATACAGGACGCCTAA